Part of the Anopheles coluzzii chromosome 3, AcolN3, whole genome shotgun sequence genome is shown below.
GCTCTTTTTATAACCGCTGCCCAGACGCACAGCTCGCTAGGTTGGCAGCACGAGAAACGCCAGATGTTTACACTGCAACGGTCAGCGCTTGAAGTGtttgtggcgccaaaagcacGGCACAACAAGGCGTCCGATCTATGCAGGTAGAAAAGCAGCAAATTCTATTGAAATGTTCAAGGTCGTATGATTTTTTACATGAAATTTAGAAAACTGATTATTTTGTCATCGCATGTTGTCGCATATTGATTGGAGTATGTGCCTTCTTTCgacttattttaaaatattattgagATTGATATTATtgagaaaatattaatttgagatgatttttaaataatttttaaaacacatccacacaGCAATTTTAATCGGGTTTGGGCATTTTTATggttaaaattttattatattgGACCTAACAACGCAGAAAACAGTCCAACATATGGGCAGAAATCGAGACGATTCGGCTACCTCCTACAGGGCTTGCCATATTATTTTCtaaacatttacatttaatttgtAAGCAGACTTATTATTCTGaatttggatgttttttttatttactttaaatTCGTCTATTTGGAAAGCATTCTTTACCAGAGTTTATGAGTTTTTATTAAAAGCAGTTAAAATTTTATACCTATGCGAGAATTGTAAAACAGATAAATGGGGTAAACACAACATGTTTAATACTTTACATgtgcaaaataattaaataatattgtGAAAATACCCTACAAGTTTACGAAGGTgttgtgattttttaaaataattattaagaATGTTAGCAATACGAAGACGATCATTCTCctgttttaaattatataaaatgCGTTTAGTGTatgataaaacataaaatatgacACGTCAAGAAAAACATGCAACCCTGCAATCTTCAGGACCCCTATCATTCTGACGCCGATCTGGATATGCTAATTCTACTGTTCCCTTCATCTTTTTCCGTATGATTGTAGCTTTTTCCAATGATATTGCCGCTACCTATCCGGTATTTTCCCCTTACTTcttattttataaatatatgGTGTAGCatagaataataaaaaacaggGTTTAAAAATAGGAAATGTTGTGAATATCCCCAAACTTCGCACAGGAAACAATGTAAATGAaagtacatttttattttcattctttcgATTGTTTCGGCAAGTTTGTACTTTAAGCATTATGTGTTGATGCTGTTAACAATTATCTacatatttgttttctttatcgGTCAACATGTCTTAAAATTCGGATTCAAACCGATCATCAACACTTCAACGAACCTATTTGGCCTATTTCATTCGCCTCTTACCGATAGGTGTTCAAGAATATATTCTCAAAAAGTGTTTACATAAAAGTTCTCAATATTCTGCATCACCCAAAACAGTTTCAGGTAACTATTATTAAAAGGTGTATTTTGGTCTGAGGTGTAACTGAACGATTAGAAACCTGAATGTCCTTTAAATAGTTCTTATCTACTATACCTGTACAGAAAAATAACTAtcattgcttcaaaaaatgGTCACCTAACCCTAAGGAAAATACTTTATCCCAATTGCGGCGAGCCGCAACTGTTAAGTACGACTGGCATGGCACGTAGAAAAAATGCACTCTTAGCTTAGGCTCGTGTTACCCTATACACGTGCGTTTTCTACACATTCGGCTACACAATCCCGGTTGCTCCGGAAACGACGCTACCACTGATCGAACCCATTCCAACGCACTCCTTTCCGAACTGGACGGCATCGTGAACGGAGGTAAACACCCGACAGTACGGTTTTTCGATATCGCCCACCAGGCCACATTTCAGCATCACCTCAAAGACGGGCGGCTGACATCCGGCCAGCACGATCTGTATGTCAAGCTCCTCGAACTCGCGCACCATCGCCTTGAACGTTCCGACGGCGGATGGATCGATCGAGCTGAGCGAGGTAAAGTCTAATACCAGCACCCGGCAGCTACTCTGCTCCATGGATGGCTTCCAGTCCGGATCCTTCCGCCGTTTAATCTCCTCCGTAAGATTGATGCCAAGCGTTTCGCAGACTGTCGTTTTAAAGGCTGCACGGGAGGCAAAATTAAGCGCACCGCAGTAGTGGAATATTTTTATGCCGGCGTGTTGAATCAGCTAAAAAAATggacaaagaaaaaataaagttaTTATCTTTAATCAAACGCCACGGGTTTCATTCAATCTCTTACTCCATCGTAACGATTCACGTCCAAATAAATGTCCGTATTGGGAACGTTTCCCAGCAGGCAGGTGTACGGTTTGAGCGCGCGGAAGAAGATGCAGCAAATGCTCAGCACGATGCCAACCAGCAGACCGATGTCGATCGCGAGCAGCACCACCGACAGGAAGGTCAGTATCCACACCATCCCATCGATCCAGCTTTGGCGCCAGAAGCTTTTCAGCTGCGTTACCTGCATCAGCAACCCCTTGAGGGAAACCACGATGATGCCGGCCAGCACGCAGCGGGGCAGCGGCTCAAAGAACGGGCCCACCCACAGCAGCACGATCGCCAACAGTCCGCACGAGATGACGGACGCAATCTGGGTGCGGCCACCGACCGAGTACTGGATCGAGGAGCGGGACAGCGAGGCCGCGAATGGGAAGCAGGAGAAGAAGGATGCAAACACGTTGCCCGTACCCATCGCAAACAGCTCCTGATTGAAGCCGATTTCGTAGTTTTCCTTCTTGGCAAAGATGAGTGCCATCGAGACGGACACGGTGTAGCCGACCATTGCCACTGGGAAGCTGTCGATCAGTATCGACGGCATCAGGCTGAAGTCGGGCAATGTGGGTGCTGAAAGGGATAGGTAACGAGAAGCAAAGGTAAGACGGTCGTTAATGAAGTTAAATATTCAACAATTAATTTCTaaatttgcattattttattattaaataaaactgAATTTGCGCGAATTGCAAGGGGAATTATTTAATTAGGAGTGTTTTGGTGCTAAACGAGAAGGCCGTAAAGAAATAGACCAGTCATTGGCGAAACATCTGGgagtaaaaaatcaaatttaatagACATATAAGTTTTGTAATGATGCATTCAACTTAAAGTCAACTTCTAGTCAAATCTAGCCAATCGGATTTTTTAGTCGAAGTATTACAACATTAATGCATGAAGTTTTGTATACAACAAAtcttatttgttatttgtattATTAACAAATATTATAAtcaacttgtttttttacctATCCAATCAAGCCGTTATTTCATGAATTAAACATGCCTTCGAGTAATTTCGAGTATATCTCTCAGTACATCCATTTTAGCAGAAATTATCTTTCGATCATGTAAAAAGCTATTGAGAAATAAgcgcgttttgtttgtttgtttgttttttttagaataaaattaattccaGTCCGTTGTTATTTGCGGCTACTCTgatatacaattcaatattGTAAGATCATTTGCAATTGAATTAAACAATACAATGTATCACATTCACTGTGCAAGAATAAATccgtttttagttttttaaagTTGCTCAAAAGCTTACCGATTCAGTTCAAATTTAAAGATTCcaatgaaaataaaaggaatCAGCATTACCAGCTCGTTTTTGATCAAGTGCGATCGGATTGCCCAGAGCTAAAGAGCTGAAGCACTCCATACGGTTCGCGATCGGTAAAATTTGTCATCCCCTCGGCGTTCGGCGAAAACTGAACATGTTTTTTCTAACCAAATAGAACGATCGTAAATGTTCGAAGTAACAATGTTTGCGTTACTTTTTCCTACACTAATCTGGAattcacaaaaacacacacacatacgctctTACACAAAATCCACGAAATAGCGCGATGAATAATAAACCAATTGTACTTTTTGGGGGGAGAAAAAGCACATGAGTAACACACCTGGTGGAACAAACTGtgtgttcaatttttttttcttctttgataGGGATTGGGTACAATAATTTCTTCCATTCATTCTCAGGGCCGGTGTTCGTATAACATCATCTCAATAACAATGTGGCTAGCTAGAATACATTTGCTCGCACCGTAAGTGACGTTATTACCTTCGGAAGTGACGCATTATTAgttattgcaaaaaaagatACATCTAAAAACTAACAATGTCGCgaaattgattattattagtaAGGTTGGTACGCGTGTAATTCTCCACAACTCCACTTCGACACTTACCGGGCAATCCTGTGGGGATGGTGCCGATCGTTTTGATGCTGTACTTGTCCTGCAAATACAGATACCTTGACAGCAGCGTCCCGGCAATGACCGCAATCAGCTCGATCGGTATCGGAATGACACTGCGCTTAGCGACCCTCGGCTGGGGGGAAACCGGAACAATtttaaacaagcaaacaaacaaacacatacggATTCCGTTAAAATCGATTGGCAGATTGTAATTGCAAGCTGCACCAAGTGTACGGTCGCTTAACGTGCGTGAAGCGAACCAAACTTGACATCCTTCGGACGCAGGCGAATCGCAAATTGGCAATACTCTCTTACCTTCAGGATCTCGTTGTTGAACACCAGCACCACGATCGTGATGGTCGATATGATGATGGCGGCCCAATTAACGTTTACGATTTGCTTGAAGATTTCGATGTAAATCTGTTGGGGATGGGAATGCACGGCGAGAGACGGGGAGAGGGAACGTATTAgta
Proteins encoded:
- the LOC120957807 gene encoding solute carrier family 26 member 10-like; the encoded protein is MKHDSVGAESGIVNPTFYQELSEEQSVPDVTPRGDALPQVTVSRPLYQQHQLNDAYQYRKPKRALQRELKTRMRKVDAKSCCSTVFPLITWLPEYSWGKDLVRDLISGCTVAVMHIPQGIGYALLANVPPIVGIYMAFFPVLMYFLFGTSRHNSMGTFAVVSIMVGKTVLAYTGTSEPGEPPRTALEVATAVCFVVGIMQLIMCVCRLGVISFLLSDTLVSGFTTGAAIHVVTSQIKDLLGLTLPSVGSMFEIVKIYIEIFKQIVNVNWAAIIISTITIVVLVFNNEILKPRVAKRSVIPIPIELIAVIAGTLLSRYLYLQDKYSIKTIGTIPTGLPAPTLPDFSLMPSILIDSFPVAMVGYTVSVSMALIFAKKENYEIGFNQELFAMGTGNVFASFFSCFPFAASLSRSSIQYSVGGRTQIASVISCGLLAIVLLWVGPFFEPLPRCVLAGIIVVSLKGLLMQVTQLKSFWRQSWIDGMVWILTFLSVVLLAIDIGLLVGIVLSICCIFFRALKPYTCLLGNVPNTDIYLDVNRYDGLIQHAGIKIFHYCGALNFASRAAFKTTVCETLGINLTEEIKRRKDPDWKPSMEQSSCRVLVLDFTSLSSIDPSAVGTFKAMVREFEELDIQIVLAGCQPPVFEVMLKCGLVGDIEKPYCRVFTSVHDAVQFGKECVGMGSISGSVVSGATGIV